ACGCAACACCGGCAATCATCGCGCCATTGTCTCCGCATAATTTTAAAGGAGGAAAAATGCAGTTTATTTCTTTATGTTCAGCAAGCATTGCTCTAAGCCGTGAATTGGCAGCAACTCCGCCGCCAGCAACAACAGTTTTCAGCCCGGTATCTTCCACCGCCCTAAGCAATCTTGAAACCAAAGTTCTGCAAGCAGTTTCCTGAAAAGACGCCGCGATATTTTCAACTGATTTTTCAAAGCCTGAATTTAAAAACATATCAGCCTGATGAATTACAGCAGTTTTCAATCCGCTGAAAGAAACGTCATAACGATGATCGCCTTTGTCAAGTTTTGGAAGAGGGAAACTGAACGCATCTGGATTTCCGCTCTTAGCAAGCTTGTCAATTATAACTCCTCCCGGATAACCCAAGTCGTAATATTTTGCAACCTTGTCAAACGCTTCGCCAACGCTGTCATCAATTGTAGTTCCTAAAATTTCCAAATCGTCAAAGCCGTTCACTTTTGAAATAATGCTGTGTCCGCCGGAAACCAAAAGTCCAATGTACGGATAAGGAATATCATTTTCAAGATGAGCGGCATACATGTGGCCAAGCATGTGGTTAACAGCGATAAAAGGTTTGCCCGAAGCCCATGCCAAAGTTTTTCCAAAAGTAAGCCCGACCAAAAGCGCGCCCATAAGTCCCGGACGATTTGTAGCAGCAATAGCATCAACTTCATCAAGTGTCAAATGCGATTCCTCAAGGCTTTGTCGCACAACCGGAAGAATCCATTCAGCGTGCTTGCGGCTTGCAATTTCTGGAACAACGCCTTTGTAAATCTGATGAAACGGAATTTGAGTTGCAACAACATTGCTTAAAATTTTTCTGCCGTCTTCAACAATCGCGCAGGCAGTTTCATCACAAGAAGATTCTATTCCAAGAACTTTCATATATACTCCAATACATTCCAAGTAAAATTATTTTTGAATCTGCGACGGAAAAGCAAACTTGTATCCTTTTTGTTTTAAATACGGATACATATCGTTCAAAAGCTGCGGAAGAATCTTTGCAGATTTATCAACGTGGCCAATCATTATAACTTTTCCATTTTTATTTGCAATTCCAAGTCCGCGGTAAATTTGAGCAAGCATTTCATCTTTGGAAATTATATCATCAATAAAAACATCACGCTCAAGAATTTTCATGTCGCGTTCCAATGCGGCTTGAGGAGCTTTTGTCTGCGCGGAAGTTCTGGAATCCACAAAGAAAATTCCGTTGTCAAGAACCGCATCAAGAACCGCTCCAATTTTCATAACATCGCAAGTTATAAGGGAACCTTCATGGTTATTAAGCCCTTTTATCGGACCGATTTCCGCAATATTTTCTGAAACCTGCCTGTAAACTTCGCTCAAAGACATATCTGGCAAAATCGCGCCCTCTCCGGGATTAAGCTTTAAATTCTGGGCCTGCATTGGCTGATGAAGCATAAGTTCCTGTCCAGAATTTCTTACAATGACCGCACAATCTTTTGAATGTGCAAGTTTTGGAAGAACCGCAATCGCAATCGGAAAAGGAAGGCTCGTGTAAAGCTTTAAATTGTAAGTGTCGTATCCGCCGTCATCAATTATAAAAACAAGAGTCGCTCCGTTTTTTGCAGGCGGAATCGAATATTTTTCAACTTTTATTTCTTCAGTTTTTTTCGCAGGCGGATTTACAGAAGCAATTTTCGGCTCTTCTTTTTTCACTTCCGGCTTGGAAACTGGCTGAGGCTTTTTTTCTTCAGATTTTTTTTCAACTGGAATTTTTTTTATTTCAGGCTGAATCTCAACTGGCTTTTGAACAGCTTCTTTTTTTTCAGACTGAACTTTTTTCGGCTGATTTTTGCTTTCTGAAATTTTATTTTTTTCAGCAGGCTTGTTTTTTTGTTCCTGACGCAAAACTAGCTGCTCAACATTTGCAACTTTTGGCTGCTTCTCTTTTTTTGGAGACGAAAAAACAAAAGCCATGGAAAGAAAAACTGCGCACAAAAAAACAATCGACGCGGACAAAAGCATAACACTTTTGTTGTCAAGAATTATCTTTGGCTTCTTTTTGCGAGGAGTTCTTTTTTTTGCAGTTCTTTTACGACTTTGTTTTTTTGCAGACATTTTTTATCAAGAAATAATTTTTGCAAAACTACAAGTTTGCGTCCGGTACAATCAAGTTAAAAATGCGGTCCAAATCTTCAGAAGAAAAATAATTTATAGAAATTGTTCCCTTGCTGAATCCGCCTTTCAACTGAACTTTTGTTCCAAGCCGCTCAATCAGTTTTTGTTCAAGTGCCGCAAGATTCGGATCTTTTTTTTGCTCTGGTTTAAAATCAGTTTTTGCAGCCGAAGAAATTCCGCCTTTCATTTCCTTGGCAATATTTTCAGACTGCCTTACGGAAAGTCCCTGCCCGATTATTTTTCCAAAAAGAATCCGCTTGTCAGAATCATTTTCCAAGCTCAAAATAGCACGCGCGTGTCCAGAAGAAATTGAATCTGTAACAAGCGCTTTTTGAATATCCTCTGGAAGCTTTAAAAGCCGAAGGCAGTTCGCAACAGTCGATCTGTTTTTTCCAACACGCTCCGCAACCTGATCTTGCGTCAAATTTCCAAGCTCCATCAAATCATAATAAGCCTGGGCTTCTTCCAGCGCATTCAAATCTGTACGCTGAATATTTTCTATAAGTGCAACTTCAAGTTTCCTTTGCTCTGAATATTTTCTAAGCTGAACAGGAATTTTTGTAAGCCCTGCGGCTTTTGCTGCGCGAGTACGGCGTTCACCAGCAATGATAAAAAATGTTCCGTCGTTTGCATCTTCTATTATTACAGGCGAAAGAATTCCTTCCTTGCGCACTGACTCTGTAAGTTCCGCAAGTTTTTCATCATCAAAGTAAGTTCGCGGCTGACGAGGATTCGGTTTTAAAAGAGCCGGATCAACCCAAAGCGTTCCGTTTTCGTCGGAAGAAATTCCAGCTGGAAGATTTAAATTTACAGGAGACGCATTTTCCTTAAGCTGAACACCATTCTCAGAAATTTCCTCGGACAAATCAGCTTCCTGCATCAAGGCTCCAAGGCCTTTTCCTAATCCCTGATGTTTAGCCACGGCTGGTTACCTCTTCTGCAAGTCTCTGATAGCTTTTTGCGCCAACACAATTCGGATCATAAATGCAAATCGGCTCGCCATGGGAAGGAGCTTCTGAAAGTCTTACGTTGCGCGGAATAATCGTATTGAAAACAACATCCTTGAAATAGCTTTTTACCTGCATAACAACATCCTGCGCAAGACGAGTTCTTGAATCATACATCGTAAAAAATATTCCGCCGATTACAAGATTTTTATTTATGCTTTCCTGAACTTTTTTTACTGTCTGCAAAAGAAGAGTGATTCCTTCAAGCGCAAAATATTCACACTGCATCGGAACAAGAACAGCATCTGCGGCGGCAAGTCCGTTCAATGTAAGAATTCCAAGGGAAGGCGGACAGTCAATCAGAATGTAATCATATTTTTCACGGACAGGAGCAAGGGCGTTCTTTAAAAAGTACTCGCGGTTTTCCTGATCTACAAGCTCAATCGCCGCGCCAGACAAATCAATAGACGCGCTTATGACATCAAGATTTTTTACACCTGAATGCTTTATAGTTTCGTCAATAGTGGACTGCCCCGCAAGAAGCTCGTAAATGGTAGGCTTTTTTTTGCTGACTCCAACGCCGCTGGACATATTTCCCTGACTGTCAAAATCAACGAGCAGAACTTTTTTTCCGCCGACAGCAATATACGCCCCGATATTTATAGCAGATGTAGTCTTGCCAACGCCACCTTTCTGATTAACAAAAACAAATACCTTTCCCATGATTAAACCATTATAAATTATATAGTAATAATTTTCAATTAATATGCGCCAGTTTCAAACTTCCGCCAGAATTGAAAGAAAATTTTATTGCTGTGCTTTTAATGCAGAAACTGAAAACTTCCGCTTGTAAAGTCTTGCAAAGTAAAAAATTTCAGCCGCAGCGGTAATTGTCCAGGAAAATGCAAAAAGCAAATAAAGAGATTCAATTGTTTTAAAATATGCAAACACGGTGAAAATCCAGGCGATTCTAAAAACGCACGAGCCAAGAATAACAATTACAGTCGGAACGGAAGTCTGTCCAAGTCCGCGGGAAGCCGCAATTGTGCAATCCATAAATGCTGAAATGCAATAAGACCAAGCCATTATCGAAAGCCGCTTCATCCCAAGTTCTATAATCGCAGAATCTGAAATAAAAATCGAAATAAAATTTCTTCCAAAGACAAAAAGCAAAATTCCCAAGAACAATGCAAAACAGAATGAGCAGGCAAGACTTATAAAATAACTTTTTAAAACTCTGGATTTTTTTCCAGCGCCGTAATTCTGTCCTATGAAAGTTGAGCAAGCCACATAAAACGCGCTCATAATATTGTAAACGAGCGGATCTGAATTTGAAGCCGCGGAATTTGCAACAACCATAGAAGCGTCAAAAGAATTAACTCCAATCTGAATAAAAAGATTTGCAAATCCAAAAATCGCATTCTGCAGCCCGGCAGGAATTGCAATCTTCAAAAGGCGAACAAGCTTTGATTTGTTGACTTTAAGCTTGGAAAAGCGCAACGCAAGAGAATCAGTTTTTCTGTGCAGTTTTATAAAAACAAGAAATGCTGAAACATAAAGAGCTACAACGCTTGCAATTGCAACTCCAGCAATATCCATTTTAAAATGAATGACTAAAAGCAAATCCAGAACAACATTGAAAATTCCAGAAATAAAAAGAAAAAGCAAAGGCGACTTCGTATCTCCTTCCGCGCTAAGAATTCCATTTCCGAAATTATAAAAAGCAAGAGCAGGAAGCCCGACCATGTAAATTCTAAAATACAAAACCGCGCCTTCAATAAGAACCGGCTTTGTGCTCATCAAATTTAAAACGGAGCGGGAAAAAATTATTCCGGCAGCACCAACAAGAAATCCGGCAACAAGGCAAACAATCGCGGATGTATGAACAGTTTCGCAAATGTCCTTTTCATTTTTTGCGCCTATAAAAAAAGCCACAATAACGTTAACGGCAGAACCAAAACCAATAAGAATTCCAGTGCACAAAAAAACAAGAATTGTCGTAGAGCCAACCGAGCCAACAGAAGACGGATTTGCAAAGCGTCCCAAAACAGCAATATCAGTCATGTTGAAAAAAGTCTGGAGAAGATTTGTAAAAATGAGAGGCAAACTGAAAATTAAAATATTTTTAAAAAGCGAACCTTCAGAAAAATCTTTTTTAACTGTCATTTTTGTAACCCTTTCCGTAGAAATATATCACTTAGAATAAAAATGTAAAGTCATAAAAAAAATGCGCTATCCTCAAAAACAAATGTTTGTGCTAATATAAAAATATGATTTTAAGCGCAGTATTTTCAAAGCCGTCAAAAACTTGCCCGGAAATTTTTGGCAAGCCTTATATAAAAATTCGAATCTGGAAAAATCCGTCTCCTTCCGCAAAAAAGCAAAATGAATTTCAAGCTGAATTTTTTACGGAAAAGCAGGCATTCCAAAAAAGTTTCACTGCGGAACAAGCGCGGGAATTTATTGAAAAGCACGCAGGAACAGCTTTTAAAAACTGCATTGTAAAAACGGACACCGAAGAAATCACAACAATGGCAAACAAAAAAGGCGAAATAAAAGTTTTCAGAAAAGCTGCAAAAAATTTTTCAGCGGAACAAAAGTTTTCAAATAATTTCAACCGAATAAAAAATTATATTTTGCAAGAAGGAAATCCAGTTCCGTTTTTAGTTGAGCTTGGAGTTATGACAAAAGACGGAAAAGTAGTCGCGCAAAAATACGACAAGTTCCGGCAGATAAATAGATTCCTAGAATTTATAAATGACATAATTGAAAGCATTGAAAAGCTGAACGGAACTTCTTACACGCAAGAAAATCCGCTAAGAATTGTTGACTTCGGCTCAGGAAAATCTTATTTGACATTTGCAGTTTATTATTTTTTAACCGAGCTGAAAAAAATTCCCGTCTGCATAACAGGACTTGATTTAAAAGAAGATGTAATAAAAAACTGCGATTCACTTGCAAAAAAACTTGGATGCAAAAATCTTGAATTCAAAATTGGAAACATTGCGGATTATTCATCTGAAAAAAATCCGGACATAATAATCACACTTCACGCTTGCGACACAGCAACAGACTTCGCGCTCGACTATGCAGTTAAGCATAACGCAAAAGCAATTCTTTCTGTTCCTTGCTGCCAGCACGAAATAAACATCCAGCTTGAAAAACAAAAGGCCAAAGCAGAAAGTCCGTTCGCTTCAATTGAAAGATTTGGAATTCTACGTGAACGATTTGCCGCAATTGCAACTGATGCAATCCGAGCGGAACTTCTTGAGCAATACGGATACTCAGTTCAGGTTTTGGAATTCATCGACATGAGCCACACTCCAAAAAACATTTTAATCCGCGCTGTAAAAAAACAGTCAGACAATTTTAAACAAGAATCAAAAATCAGAATGAAAACTTTGCTTAATGAACTTGGCTGCAACCAAACATTGGGAAAACTTTTAAGCAAAGAATCAGAGCTATAGAAAAAAAAAATCAACTATGTTAGACTTAGTTAATTTTTAAATAAAAGGAAGCAGATATTATGGAAGAGAAAGAAATACTTGAAAGAGCTGCAAAATATATTGCAGAAGAAAAAGACGATTCTTTCCGCAAGGAAGTTGAAGATTTAGTTGCAAAAAAAGACATGGCTGAACTAGAAGACCGTTTCTATCAGAGCCTTGAATTTGGAACAGGCGGACTTCGCGGTGTAATGGGCGGCGGAACAAACCGCATGAACACACTCAACATTTCAAAAGCAACTCAAGGTCTTGCAAACTATTTAATCAAGGCATTTCCAGAAGAAGCAAAGAACGGCACATTGAGCGCATGTGTAGCTTATGACAGCCGCCACAACCACGATAAATTTTCTGACATCACTGCAAGAGTTTTTGCCGCAAACGGAATCAAAGCATATCTTTTCACTTCGCTTCGCCCTACTCCAGAACTTTCTTACGCAATCAGAATTCTTGGATGCAAAACTGGCGTTGTTGTAACTGCAAGCCACAATCCGCCTCAGTACAACGGCTACAAAGCTTACTGGGACGATGGCGCGCAGGTTGTTGAGCCGCATGACAAAGGAATCATCGATGAAGTCAACGCAGTAAAAGAAGTAAAGCTTATCGAAAAAGACGAAGCTGTAAAGGCAGGAAAAATCGTTTTAATCGACAAGGAAATCGATGACAAATTCCAGGCAATGATAAAGTCAAATCTTTATCGTCCTGAACTCATAAAAGAAAAAGCAAGCAGCGTAAAAGTTGTATACACTCCGCTCCACGGAACTGGCGCAATGCACGTTGAAAAAGTTCTTGGAGATCTTGGACTGAATGTAATCACAGTTCCAGAACAGCGCGAAGGAAACGGCGACTTCCCGACAGTAGAAAAGCCAAATCCAGAAGAAGCCCCAGCACTTAAAATGGCAGTTGAACTTGCAGAAAAAGAAAAAGCTGATGTTGTAATGGCAACAGATCCAGATGCAGACAGATTCGGAACTGCATTCCCAGACAAAAACGGAAAATACGTTCTTGTTTCAGGAAACCAGATGGGCGCGCTTCTTGCAGACTATGTTCTTCTTTCAAAAAAAGAATTCAACAAGATGCCTGAAAAACCAGTTCTTATCCGCTCAATCGTAACTTCACCTTTCGTTGATTCAATTGCAAAAAAATACAATGTGGCTGTAAAAGAATGTCTTACAGGCTTCAAGTGGATTGCTTATGATGAAGGCCAGATGGAAAAAGACGGAAGCGGAAACTACGTATTCGGACTTGAAGAAAGCTACGGTTATCTTGTAGAAACAGAAGTACGCGACAAGGACGGAATTTCAGCAGCGGCAATGTGCGCAGAAATGACTCTTTACTGGGCAAGCAAAGGGAAATCTCTTCTTGAACATTTGAACGATATGTACAAGGAATACGGACTTTTTGAAGACCGCGCAATCAGCAAATATTTCCCTGGAGTACAAGGTCCAAAAATCATGGGCGGAATCATGACAAAACTCCGCACAGAAGGACTGACTTCTCTCGGCGGAAAAAAAGTTGTAAAGATTCGCGACATCCAGCAGCAGGTTGCTTTTGATCCGGCAAATCCATCTGTAAAAGAAAGTCTTCCTTGGCCAAAGAGCAATGTTCTTCAGTTTGTTCTTGAAGGCGGAACAATTGTAAGCGCACGCCCAAGCGGAACAGAACCAAAGATTAAGTTCTACATCAACAGCACAGTTCCAGTTTCTGCAAAAACAGACGAAGCATTGGAAGAAGCAAAGAAAGCTGCCGACAAACTCTGCTCAGATATTTCAGAAGAAATAAACGCAGTTCTTAACGCAGCAGGCTGAATCTAAAAAAAACAATAATGGTATCCGTAATGATTTTTGCGGATGCCATTTTTTTTCAACTTATGGCATTTAAAATCTTCAACAGCTTTAGAAACCTCGCAAAAGAATTTTATTCAGGGAAAACTTTTGTGGCATTCGATACAGAAACCACAGGACTAAAAGCTGAAAAAGAATTCATAATAGAAATCGGTGCTGTAAAATTCAACTGCGACGGACTTATTGGAGAGCCATTCGATATTTTAATAAAGCCGCCAATAGAACTTCCGCAGTTTATAAAAGACCTCACTCACATCACAGACGAAATGATTTCATGCTGTCCGTGCGCAAAAGAAGCTGTCCCGCAGTTTTTAAGTTTTATCGGCGGAAAAGAAACAGTTCTTGTAGCGCACAATGCGCAGTTCGACTTAGGCTTTGTAAATTCAGAGCTAAAAAGATTCAGCCATCCAGAACTTCCAAACATTTGCATAGACACATTGAACGCCTCAAGATGGGCATATCCTGAT
This genomic stretch from uncultured Treponema sp. harbors:
- a CDS encoding ParA family protein, with translation MGKVFVFVNQKGGVGKTTSAINIGAYIAVGGKKVLLVDFDSQGNMSSGVGVSKKKPTIYELLAGQSTIDETIKHSGVKNLDVISASIDLSGAAIELVDQENREYFLKNALAPVREKYDYILIDCPPSLGILTLNGLAAADAVLVPMQCEYFALEGITLLLQTVKKVQESINKNLVIGGIFFTMYDSRTRLAQDVVMQVKSYFKDVVFNTIIPRNVRLSEAPSHGEPICIYDPNCVGAKSYQRLAEEVTSRG
- the tsaD gene encoding tRNA (adenosine(37)-N6)-threonylcarbamoyltransferase complex transferase subunit TsaD, which gives rise to MKVLGIESSCDETACAIVEDGRKILSNVVATQIPFHQIYKGVVPEIASRKHAEWILPVVRQSLEESHLTLDEVDAIAATNRPGLMGALLVGLTFGKTLAWASGKPFIAVNHMLGHMYAAHLENDIPYPYIGLLVSGGHSIISKVNGFDDLEILGTTIDDSVGEAFDKVAKYYDLGYPGGVIIDKLAKSGNPDAFSFPLPKLDKGDHRYDVSFSGLKTAVIHQADMFLNSGFEKSVENIAASFQETACRTLVSRLLRAVEDTGLKTVVAGGGVAANSRLRAMLAEHKEINCIFPPLKLCGDNGAMIAGVAYHFLKRGETSPLNTTACARIPQFKRGLANLEAFGRR
- a CDS encoding ParB/RepB/Spo0J family partition protein translates to MAKHQGLGKGLGALMQEADLSEEISENGVQLKENASPVNLNLPAGISSDENGTLWVDPALLKPNPRQPRTYFDDEKLAELTESVRKEGILSPVIIEDANDGTFFIIAGERRTRAAKAAGLTKIPVQLRKYSEQRKLEVALIENIQRTDLNALEEAQAYYDLMELGNLTQDQVAERVGKNRSTVANCLRLLKLPEDIQKALVTDSISSGHARAILSLENDSDKRILFGKIIGQGLSVRQSENIAKEMKGGISSAAKTDFKPEQKKDPNLAALEQKLIERLGTKVQLKGGFSKGTISINYFSSEDLDRIFNLIVPDANL
- a CDS encoding phospho-sugar mutase codes for the protein MEEKEILERAAKYIAEEKDDSFRKEVEDLVAKKDMAELEDRFYQSLEFGTGGLRGVMGGGTNRMNTLNISKATQGLANYLIKAFPEEAKNGTLSACVAYDSRHNHDKFSDITARVFAANGIKAYLFTSLRPTPELSYAIRILGCKTGVVVTASHNPPQYNGYKAYWDDGAQVVEPHDKGIIDEVNAVKEVKLIEKDEAVKAGKIVLIDKEIDDKFQAMIKSNLYRPELIKEKASSVKVVYTPLHGTGAMHVEKVLGDLGLNVITVPEQREGNGDFPTVEKPNPEEAPALKMAVELAEKEKADVVMATDPDADRFGTAFPDKNGKYVLVSGNQMGALLADYVLLSKKEFNKMPEKPVLIRSIVTSPFVDSIAKKYNVAVKECLTGFKWIAYDEGQMEKDGSGNYVFGLEESYGYLVETEVRDKDGISAAAMCAEMTLYWASKGKSLLEHLNDMYKEYGLFEDRAISKYFPGVQGPKIMGGIMTKLRTEGLTSLGGKKVVKIRDIQQQVAFDPANPSVKESLPWPKSNVLQFVLEGGTIVSARPSGTEPKIKFYINSTVPVSAKTDEALEEAKKAADKLCSDISEEINAVLNAAG
- a CDS encoding 3'-5' exonuclease yields the protein MAFKIFNSFRNLAKEFYSGKTFVAFDTETTGLKAEKEFIIEIGAVKFNCDGLIGEPFDILIKPPIELPQFIKDLTHITDEMISCCPCAKEAVPQFLSFIGGKETVLVAHNAQFDLGFVNSELKRFSHPELPNICIDTLNASRWAYPDFIKEQEKGQYKLQSLAKRFGIEAKAAHRANDDARLCMEIFKRIISDTMDRQKNFSMNKIKKNLIQAELF
- a CDS encoding SAM-dependent methyltransferase, whose protein sequence is MILSAVFSKPSKTCPEIFGKPYIKIRIWKNPSPSAKKQNEFQAEFFTEKQAFQKSFTAEQAREFIEKHAGTAFKNCIVKTDTEEITTMANKKGEIKVFRKAAKNFSAEQKFSNNFNRIKNYILQEGNPVPFLVELGVMTKDGKVVAQKYDKFRQINRFLEFINDIIESIEKLNGTSYTQENPLRIVDFGSGKSYLTFAVYYFLTELKKIPVCITGLDLKEDVIKNCDSLAKKLGCKNLEFKIGNIADYSSEKNPDIIITLHACDTATDFALDYAVKHNAKAILSVPCCQHEINIQLEKQKAKAESPFASIERFGILRERFAAIATDAIRAELLEQYGYSVQVLEFIDMSHTPKNILIRAVKKQSDNFKQESKIRMKTLLNELGCNQTLGKLLSKESEL
- a CDS encoding divergent polysaccharide deacetylase family protein gives rise to the protein MSAKKQSRKRTAKKRTPRKKKPKIILDNKSVMLLSASIVFLCAVFLSMAFVFSSPKKEKQPKVANVEQLVLRQEQKNKPAEKNKISESKNQPKKVQSEKKEAVQKPVEIQPEIKKIPVEKKSEEKKPQPVSKPEVKKEEPKIASVNPPAKKTEEIKVEKYSIPPAKNGATLVFIIDDGGYDTYNLKLYTSLPFPIAIAVLPKLAHSKDCAVIVRNSGQELMLHQPMQAQNLKLNPGEGAILPDMSLSEVYRQVSENIAEIGPIKGLNNHEGSLITCDVMKIGAVLDAVLDNGIFFVDSRTSAQTKAPQAALERDMKILERDVFIDDIISKDEMLAQIYRGLGIANKNGKVIMIGHVDKSAKILPQLLNDMYPYLKQKGYKFAFPSQIQK
- a CDS encoding MATE family efflux transporter, giving the protein MTVKKDFSEGSLFKNILIFSLPLIFTNLLQTFFNMTDIAVLGRFANPSSVGSVGSTTILVFLCTGILIGFGSAVNVIVAFFIGAKNEKDICETVHTSAIVCLVAGFLVGAAGIIFSRSVLNLMSTKPVLIEGAVLYFRIYMVGLPALAFYNFGNGILSAEGDTKSPLLFLFISGIFNVVLDLLLVIHFKMDIAGVAIASVVALYVSAFLVFIKLHRKTDSLALRFSKLKVNKSKLVRLLKIAIPAGLQNAIFGFANLFIQIGVNSFDASMVVANSAASNSDPLVYNIMSAFYVACSTFIGQNYGAGKKSRVLKSYFISLACSFCFALFLGILLFVFGRNFISIFISDSAIIELGMKRLSIMAWSYCISAFMDCTIAASRGLGQTSVPTVIVILGSCVFRIAWIFTVFAYFKTIESLYLLFAFSWTITAAAEIFYFARLYKRKFSVSALKAQQ